Proteins encoded together in one Maricaulis maris window:
- a CDS encoding protein-disulfide reductase DsbD family protein — translation MRALSGFLSLIVLTGLAALAPASAQSSWSAGEPIIEAELLSEQSVAAPGDSFHLGLHQIMPEGWHTYWRNPGDNGLPVEIEWDLPAGVQIGDVVWPTPIELPLTDMIMDYGYKDEIVLPMPITVAADYVGDTVEITGDATWLVCEDICVPEERTLSLTLPVAASGEQDEAGYWYIRTALDSVPQPDDAIAASYAVEGGRVILELSGPAFADPAAITGLRFFPYETGVIRNAGLQTLRAGEGSTLVLLEPGYAANAAQAGGLDGVVAWENTGGGERRAIVVEAAPGGGGYGLEPLAGAPSPASAPVGILGLILLAFGGGLILNLMPCVFPVLSIKVLKFVQVAHSDAGAVRTQGVFFLVGVLVSFVGLAGALVILREVGLPVGWGFQLQVPIVVASLALLLFAIGLNLLGVFEVGTRLMGLGSGLADKPGWKGAFFTGVLAVVVAAPCVGPLAAGALGLALTQPVPVVLLVAGSMGLGLAAPFVMFAVFPSLLRFLPKPGGWMVTFKQFLAFPMFASVVWLSWVLAIQSGPTGLLFLGAAMLALSFAVWAHGQGHRIWSVIAIIALALGVLSVVAIARLPAATGGPDMAVGEEEWSRERVAELQAMGQPVFVDVTAAWCVTCQINKLTVLNTDTVKDAFDSLGVVSMRADWTNRNETIGALISEHGQAGVPLYLMYPASGGAPRVLPTVLTTGGFVDQLEWAAAN, via the coding sequence ATGCGCGCTCTGAGCGGATTTCTCTCCCTGATCGTCCTGACCGGCCTGGCGGCGCTTGCGCCGGCCTCAGCCCAGTCATCCTGGTCCGCAGGAGAGCCGATTATCGAGGCGGAGCTGCTCTCCGAGCAGTCCGTCGCCGCGCCGGGCGACAGCTTCCATCTTGGCCTTCACCAGATCATGCCAGAGGGCTGGCACACCTATTGGCGCAACCCCGGTGACAATGGTCTGCCGGTCGAAATCGAGTGGGACCTGCCGGCCGGTGTGCAGATCGGTGATGTGGTCTGGCCGACCCCGATCGAGCTGCCGCTCACCGACATGATCATGGATTATGGCTACAAGGATGAGATCGTCCTGCCGATGCCGATCACGGTCGCGGCGGACTATGTCGGCGACACGGTCGAGATCACGGGTGATGCCACCTGGCTGGTCTGCGAAGATATCTGCGTCCCCGAGGAGCGCACCCTGTCCCTGACGCTGCCGGTGGCGGCGAGCGGTGAGCAGGACGAGGCTGGCTACTGGTACATCCGCACAGCGCTGGACAGCGTCCCGCAGCCGGATGACGCAATTGCCGCCTCATACGCGGTTGAGGGGGGCCGGGTGATCCTCGAGCTGAGCGGCCCGGCCTTTGCCGATCCGGCTGCCATTACAGGGCTGCGCTTCTTCCCTTACGAGACCGGGGTCATCCGCAATGCCGGCCTTCAGACGCTGAGGGCGGGTGAGGGCTCGACCCTCGTCTTGCTTGAGCCGGGTTATGCCGCCAATGCGGCGCAAGCGGGCGGGCTTGATGGCGTTGTTGCCTGGGAAAACACCGGTGGCGGTGAGCGCCGCGCCATTGTCGTCGAAGCCGCACCGGGCGGCGGTGGCTATGGACTTGAGCCGCTTGCCGGGGCGCCGTCTCCGGCCTCCGCACCGGTCGGTATCCTCGGCCTGATCCTGCTCGCCTTTGGCGGCGGCCTGATCCTCAACCTGATGCCCTGCGTTTTCCCGGTGCTGTCCATCAAGGTCCTCAAATTCGTCCAGGTCGCCCATTCCGATGCCGGTGCGGTGCGGACCCAGGGTGTGTTCTTCCTGGTCGGGGTTCTGGTCAGCTTTGTCGGTCTGGCCGGTGCCCTCGTTATCCTGCGCGAAGTCGGCCTGCCGGTTGGCTGGGGCTTCCAGCTGCAGGTGCCGATCGTGGTCGCCAGCCTGGCCTTGCTGCTGTTTGCCATCGGGCTGAACCTGCTGGGCGTGTTCGAGGTTGGCACACGGCTGATGGGTCTGGGCTCCGGACTGGCTGACAAGCCGGGCTGGAAAGGCGCTTTCTTCACAGGCGTGCTCGCCGTCGTCGTGGCGGCCCCTTGCGTTGGCCCCCTGGCCGCCGGCGCGCTCGGGCTGGCCCTGACCCAGCCTGTGCCGGTGGTGCTTCTGGTTGCCGGTTCCATGGGTCTTGGCCTGGCGGCACCGTTCGTGATGTTCGCGGTGTTCCCGAGCCTGTTGCGTTTCCTGCCCAAGCCGGGCGGCTGGATGGTCACCTTCAAGCAGTTTCTTGCCTTCCCGATGTTTGCCTCGGTCGTGTGGCTGAGCTGGGTGCTGGCGATCCAGTCCGGTCCGACCGGCCTGCTCTTCCTCGGCGCCGCCATGCTGGCCCTGTCCTTCGCGGTCTGGGCGCACGGCCAGGGCCATCGGATCTGGTCGGTTATCGCCATCATTGCCCTTGCGCTCGGTGTCCTGAGCGTCGTCGCCATCGCGCGGCTTCCCGCAGCCACCGGTGGCCCGGACATGGCGGTCGGTGAAGAGGAATGGTCGCGTGAGCGTGTCGCCGAATTGCAGGCGATGGGGCAGCCGGTCTTCGTCGATGTGACGGCGGCCTGGTGCGTGACCTGCCAGATCAACAAGCTCACCGTGCTCAATACCGACACCGTCAAGGATGCCTTTGACAGTCTGGGTG
- a CDS encoding SapC family protein produces MVDAAATEPRLTGTVPLYKNVEPLNRQKHAGYGVNTVSQPFNFLKDWHFVPAISAEFSFACGSYPIIFLGEKKMPILVMGLRQGSNVFVTEDGQFDSEHYIPAYVRRYPFVSAANPNDQPSTVCVDLDAEFVVSEKPERPFFDDKGEPTEYTQQAIDFVSAFENDARTTEAFVERLIAMDLLEKKDVKVSNPQDPENPVTVAEYWGVSAEKFDALPAEKLKEMQGNGDLGAIISHMISLQRWERILRRTSNVANAQAPAQA; encoded by the coding sequence ATGGTCGACGCCGCCGCCACCGAGCCGCGCCTTACCGGGACTGTTCCGCTCTACAAGAATGTGGAACCGCTCAATCGTCAAAAGCATGCCGGTTACGGCGTGAACACGGTTTCGCAGCCGTTCAACTTCCTGAAAGACTGGCATTTCGTGCCGGCCATCAGTGCCGAGTTCTCGTTCGCCTGCGGCAGTTATCCGATCATCTTCCTCGGCGAGAAGAAGATGCCGATCCTGGTGATGGGCCTGCGTCAGGGTTCCAATGTCTTCGTCACCGAAGACGGCCAGTTCGACAGCGAACATTACATTCCGGCCTATGTCCGTCGCTACCCCTTCGTCAGCGCGGCCAATCCGAATGACCAGCCGTCGACGGTCTGCGTTGACCTGGATGCGGAGTTTGTGGTCAGCGAGAAGCCGGAGCGTCCCTTCTTCGACGACAAGGGCGAGCCGACCGAATACACCCAGCAAGCGATCGACTTCGTGTCGGCTTTCGAGAACGACGCCCGCACGACCGAGGCTTTCGTCGAGCGCCTGATCGCGATGGACCTGCTGGAAAAGAAAGACGTCAAGGTCTCCAATCCCCAGGATCCGGAAAACCCGGTCACGGTTGCGGAATACTGGGGCGTTTCGGCTGAAAAGTTTGATGCCCTTCCGGCTGAGAAGCTGAAGGAAATGCAAGGCAATGGTGATCTCGGTGCGATCATTTCGCACATGATTTCGCTGCAGCGCTGGGAGCGTATCCTGCGCCGCACGTCGAACGTGGCGAACGCCCAGGCACCTGCCCAAGCCTGA